A window of Pan paniscus chromosome 10, NHGRI_mPanPan1-v2.0_pri, whole genome shotgun sequence contains these coding sequences:
- the DYNLL1 gene encoding dynein light chain 1, cytoplasmic, with translation MCDRKAVIKNADMSEEMQQDSVECATQALEKYNIEKDIAAHIKKEFDKKYNPTWHCIVGRNFGSYVTHETKHFIYFYLGQVAILLFKSG, from the exons ATGTGCGACCGAAAGGCCGTGATCAAAAATGCGGACATGTCGGAAGAGATGCAACAGGACTCGGTGGAGTGCGCTACTCAGGCGCTGGAGAAATACAACATAGAGAAGGACATTGCGGCTCATATCAAGAAG GAATTTGACAAGAAGTACAATCCCACCTGGCATTGCATCGTGGGGAGGAACTTCGGTAGTTATGTGACACATGAAACCAAACACTTCATCTACTTCTACCTGGGCCAAGTGGCCATTCTTCTCTTCAAATCTGGTTAA
- the COQ5 gene encoding 2-methoxy-6-polyprenyl-1,4-benzoquinol methylase, mitochondrial produces MAAPGSCALWSYCGRGWSRAMRGCQLLGLRSSWPGDPLSARLLSQEKRAAETHFGFETVSEEEKGGKVYQVFESVAKKYDVMNDMMSLGIHRVWKDLLLWKMRPLPGTQLLDVAGGTGDIAFRFLNYVQSQHQRKQKRQLRAQQNLSWEEIAKEYQNEEDSLGGSRVVVCDINKEMLKVGKQKALAQGYRAGLAWVLGDAEELPFDDDKFDIYTIAFGIRNVTHIDQALQEAHRVLKPGGRFLCLEFSQVNNPLISRLYDLYSFQVIPVLGEVIAGDWKSYQYLVESIRRFPSQEEFKEMIEDAGFHKVTYKSLTSGIVAIHSGFKL; encoded by the exons ATGGCGGCCCCCGGGAGCTGTGCTCTATGGAGCTATTGCGGCCGTGGGTGGTCGCGGGCGATGCGGGGCTGCCAGCTCCTCGGGCTTCGTAGCTCTTGGCCCGGGGACCCACTAAGTGCTCGGCTCTTGTCCCAAGAGAAGCGGGCAGCGGAAACGCACTTTGGGTTTGAGACTGTGTCGGAAGAGGAGAAGGGGGGCAAAG TCTATCAGGTGTTTGAAAGTGTGGCTAAGAAGTATGATGTGATGAATGATATGATGAGTCTTGGTATCCATCGTGTTTGGAAGGATTTGCTGCTCTGGAAGATGCGCCCGCTTCCTGGGACCCAGCTGCTTGATGTTGCTGGAGGCACAG GTGACATTGCATTCCGGTTCCTTAATTATGTTCAGTCCCAGCatcagagaaaacagaagaggcAGTTAAGGGCCCAGCAAAATTTATCCTGGGAAGAAATTGCCAAAGAGTACCAGAATGAAGAAGATTCCTTGGGCGGGTCTCGTGTCGTGGTGTGTGACATCAACAAGGAGATGCTAAAGGTTGGAAAGCAGAAAGCCTTGGCTCAAGGATACAGAGCTG GACTTGCATGGGTATTAGGAGATGCTGAAGAACTGCCCTTTGATGATGACAAGTTTGATATTTACACCATTGCCTTTGGGATCCGGAATGTCACACACATTGATCAG GCACTCCAGGAAGCTCATCGGGTGCTGAAACCAGGAGGACGGTTTCTCTGTCTGGAATTTAGCCAAGTGAACAATCCCCTCATATCCAG GCTTTATGATCTATATAGCTTCCAGGTCATCCCTGTCCTGGGAGAGGTCATcgctggagactggaagtcctaTCAGTACCTTGTAGAGAGTATCCGAAGGTTTCCGTCTCAG GAAGAGTTCAAGGAGATGATAGAAGATGCAGGCTTTCACAAGGTGACTTACAAAAGTCTAACATCAGGCATTGTGGCCATTCATTCTGGCTTCAAACTTTAA